A genomic region of Aspergillus oryzae RIB40 DNA, chromosome 1 contains the following coding sequences:
- a CDS encoding uncharacterized protein (predicted protein): MGEINALEAQIMRCRLPDQDEHGLTHLAKFYAHHVHLHYQLRLSFSSWHWHALLITLYRPSGSEHLDNLALSQQGSEQQRLQSKANAAASKSTEILDILARENLLEYVGPMT; this comes from the exons ATGGGTGAGATCAATGCTCTTGAAGCACAGATTATGCGGTGCAGATTGCCAGACCAAGATGAACATGGCCTTACTCATTTGGCAAAGTTCTACGCGCATCATGTGCACCTACACTATCAGTTAAgactgtctttctcctcttggCATTGGCA CGCGCTTCTGATCACACTCTACCGTCCCTCCGGAAGCGAACATCTGGATAATCTTGCTCTAAGCCAACAAGGGTCTGAGCAGCAACGCCTGCAGTCTAAAGCCAACGCCGCAGCATCAAAGTCAACCGAGATTCTTGACATTCTTGCTCGCGAGAATCTGCTAGAATATGTAGGCCCAATGACGTAA
- the cog6 gene encoding Golgi transport complex subunit COG6 (uncharacterized conserved protein), translated as MDLENNTIHCSTFVQHTYIKLNPVGPIGAGRLPETRSVEEAQQYPTGWKFWLTILTMSALVVLGGLDTNIVATAVPSHASTRTPSPAASPLSPPATQRSSALTNRLTSVLSASYADSDIRDALETLSLRDIHNTPEVRRQLRLDVQKEVVDCNAEIVRDFGKVAEQLKRIGTVITSLNQTCDEMRKHISLARQDTAPVLEEASTLMNQKKEAETKQQLLDAFTKHFVVPDDDILVLTSLEDPINDQFFEVLARVKQVHRDCEALLGGENQRLGLELMDKSSRNLNSAYQKLYRWIQKEFKSLNLEDPRISSSIRRALRVLAERPSLFHSCLDFFAEARDYTLSDAFHYALTDAVSGTAGDSNVKPIEFSAHDPLRYIGDMLAWVHSTTVSEREALEALFVADGEELARGIQAGLSSEPWSRIDEHEEVAFDGQKALSDLVNRDLIGVSRALRQRVELVIQGHDDPVTCYKVVGLLSFYRTTFQKLLGPNSNLAELLVTLEKFTFGHFEALMKDVVSSLSTDHLALTPSEDLSTPQFLIDALEGLTSLMKTYEASFGADDTESTSDENRFTPVLRAAFDPFLELATSSAEELSNATARAIYLTNIHLTARTSVSEYSFVSTTHLNPISTKLSSLRIDLLEIQHRYLLDESGLQVLLTALEPFSPSSVAKSSTETEKQDSHPLESQPQQQPNLADIATLPAFQPEALIAVSQQLDDFLPSALMDATDNLKRLRSAAFVKSVTEEAVEAFCRDFEFVEGMIIGADEARGKVDVTRVDRGSETGAESEKGMEEGENGWGLRRLFPRTTGEIRVLLS; from the exons ATGGACCTAGAAAACAATACTATACATTGTTCTACTTTCGTCCAACACACTTATATCAAGCTGAACCCGGTAGGGCCCATTGGGGCAGGCAGACTTCCAGAGACCCGCTCGGTTGAAGAGGCTCAACAGTACCCAACCGGTTGGAAGTTCTGGCTTACCATCCTCACGATGAGTGCCTTAGTTGTCCTTGGAGGGCTGGATACCAACATTGTCGCCACTGCAGTGCCTAG TCATGCTTCGACCAGGACACCTTCACCAGCTGCTTCTCCGCTGTCCCCGCCAGCAACGCAGCGATCCAGTGCCTTGACGAACCGGTTGACAAGTGTACTCTCCGCATCGTATGCGGACTCGGATATACGCGATGCGCTCGAGACCCTCAGCCTGCGAGACATACATAACACACCGGAAGTGCGACGTCAACTGCGGCTGGATGTGCAGAAGGAAGTGGTCGACTGTAATGCGGAGATCGTACGAGACTTTGGGAAAGTTGCGGAG CAACTGAAACGAATCGGTACCGTGATTACCAGCTTGAACCAGACATGTGACGAAATGCGAAAGCACATTAGTCTGGCTAGACAAGACACTGCTccggtcttggaggaggCTTCCACGTTgatgaaccagaagaaagaggccgaaacaaaacaacagCTGCTCGATGCCTTTACGAAGCATTTCGTCGTTCCGGATGACGATATTCTGGTCTTGACGTCGCTGGAGGACCCCATCAATGACCAATTTTTCGAGGTGCTTGCCCGTGTGAAGCAGGTACACCGCGACTGCGAAGCTCTGCTAGGTGGAGAGAATCAGCGACTGGGCCTGGAGCTGATGGACAAGAGCTCCAGAAATCTCAACTCCGCGTATCAGAAGCTCTACAGGTGGATCCAGAAGGAGTTCAAATCGCTGAACCTGGAAGATCCCCGGATCAGTAGCTCGATCCGACGTGCGCTGCGGGTGCTGGCGGAGCGACCGAGCTTGTTCCACAGCTGTCTGGATTTCTTCGCAGAGGCGCGTGATTACACCCTTTCTGATGCATTCCACTACGCTCTTACGGATGCGGTTTCCGGCACTGCAGGTGATAGCAATGTGAAGCCAATCGAGTTTTCTGCCCATGACCCCCTGAGGTATATTGGCGACATGCTGGCCTGGGTGCATTCGACCACTGTATCCGAGCGGGAGGCTCTCGAAGCCCTGTTTGTGGCTGATGGTGAGGAGCTTGCAAGGGGAATCCAGGCTGGACTGAGCAGCGAGCCTTGGTCTCGTATTGATGAGCATGAGGAAGTCGCGTTTGATGGACAAAAGGCTCTCAGTGACTTAGTTAACCGCGACCTGATTGGGGTCTCCCGAGCTTTACGTCAGCGAGTCGAGCTGGTGATCCAAGGTCATGATGACCCGGTTACTTGCTACAAAGTCGTTGGTCTACTGTCTTTCTACCGGACGACCTTTCAAAAACTACTGGGACCTAATTCCAATCTGGCCGAATTATTGGTGACCCTGGAAAAGTTTACTTTCGGCCACTTCGAGGCTCTTATGAAAGACGTGGTTAGCAGTCTGTCGACAGACCACCTAGCTTTGACTCCTTCGGAGGATCTATCCACACCTCAATTCCTCATCGATGCACTCGAAGGCTTGACTTCTCTCATGAAGACCTACGAAGCTTCTTTCGGAGCAGATGATACGGAGTCCACTTCGGACGAAAACCGGTTCACCCCTGTTCTCCGCGCCGCGTTTGATCCGTTCTTGGAGTTAGCGACATCTTCAGCGGAGGAGCTATCCAATGCTACCGCGCGTGCAATCTATCTGACCAATATCCATCTCACTGCACGAACGAGCGTTTCGGAATACTCTTTTGTCAGTACAACAcatctcaaccccatctCAACGAAACTTTCATCCCTCCGCATAGATCTACTGGAGATCCAACACCGCTACCTTCTGGACGAGTCTGGTCTCCAGGTATTGCTCACAGCACTTGAGCCTTTCTCCCCATCGTCGGTGGCGAAATCTTCCACTGAAACGGAGAAGCAAGACTCACATCCGTTAGAGAGtcagccgcagcaacaaccTAACCTGGCTGACATTGCGACTCTTCCGGCCTTCCAACCTGAAGCTCTCATCGCGGTCAGCCAGCAACTCGATGACTTCCTCCCGTCTGCCTTGATGGACGCTACAGACAATCTGAAGCGCTTGCGCAGTGCTGCCTTCGTCAAGAGTGTGACGGAGGAAGCGGTGGAGGCGTTCTGTCGCGACTTCGAGTTCGTCGAGGGTATGATCATTGGGGCCGATGAGGCAAGAGGCAAGGTTGATGTCACTCGTGTGGATAGGGGAAGTGAGACTGGCGCCGAGAGTGAGAAGGGCATGGAGGAGGGCGAGAACGGATGGGGTCTAAGAAGACTGTTCCCCCGTACTACGGGAGAGATCCGGGTTTTGCTCAGTTGA
- a CDS encoding uncharacterized protein (predicted protein), whose translation MSRMGFEPVSSWVNTLGIRQWVVLPHLHGCRSINPLRVGFIDQAMVDIPERPRVTDSKKVWCSILTNTAYLPGILTLEYSLRKHDTKYPFIVLYTDSLPEEAHAALDARGILKQPVPYLKPAMTTDLTQDRRLYDAWTKLIAFALYEYDHVVLLDCDMMVLHNMDELMDVELDPPEMGGKGKRVFGSTHACVCNPLKRPHYPADWYVSIYGSSLDEIPF comes from the exons ATGTCTAGGATGGGTTTCGAACCCGTGTCTTCCTGGGTCAACACCTTAGGCATTCGGCAATGGGTCGTCTTACCCCACCTCCATGGATGCAGATCAATAAACCCCCTCAGAGTCGGCTTCATTGATCAAG CCATGGTTGACATTCCTGAGCGTCCGCGAGTCACAGACTCGAAGAAAG TATGGTGCTCGATCTTGACAAACACCGCCTACCTGCCGGGCATCTTGACCCTTGAATATTCTCTCCGTAAACACGACACGAAATACCCCTTCATCGTTCTCTATACCGACTCACTCCCGGAGGAGGCTCATGCCGCTCTCGATGCCCGCGGCATCCTCAAACAGCCCGTTCCCTACCTCAAGCCGGCGATGACAACCGACTTGACCCAGGACAGACGTCTATATGATGCCTGGACCAAGCTGATTGCCTTTGCCCTGTATGAATATGACCATGTTGTCCTTCTTGACTGTGATATGATGGTGCTTCACAACATGGATGAGTTGATGGATGTCGAGTTAGATCCACCAGAGATGGGAGGTAAGGGAAAGCGCGTGTTTGGCAGTACCCATGCATGCGTTTGCAATCCCCTCAAGAGGCCTCACTACCCGGCCGACTggtatgtatctatctatGGCAGCAGCCTTGACGAAATCCCATTCTAA
- a CDS encoding uncharacterized protein (Prolyl-tRNA synthetase) yields the protein MTIHKSKLINPCIILYTYVRYPADRISPPRVEVNKEDDFDTWYEPIVVKGEMIDHCSLPGYFILKPVAYGMWEKVRSWLADHLQPLELQSFSVPILPYLGDRAQAPYAVSGSSSFPNAESVIYPYCRKWIKSHRDLPLRMNQWCIRFQHEQNPQPLLRSCEYLLQEVHSAHITKDSARQEAAQILELYSLLYRDLLAIPVVKGYKNAAYLQDTDISTGVVIAYIPATNQCIEGAKCHEFGQTLSKAYEITVRDPSATAEPAALLHVWQNCWRISIRALGVMVATHSDNHGLVLPPRIAETQVAIVAAQASSTDEQLILDTETDRLVSRLSSAGIRVKVDDLEGYSLGWRFNEWIVSGTPLFIVLGPNEVTNQVVTIRRRDLLHAEGKVEAAIPELHTIIPTTLANIQEELYRNALAKFQADQTRIADNWDDFIKSLYRDKLVCLTPHCRQRSCELYIEGMGSDGTDQALGSHIRCLCVPLEQPGATEECATPCINPTCKYSALKWAMFGYAY from the exons ATGACTATTCATAAAAGTAAGCTAATTAATCCCTGTATTATTCTGTACACCTACGTACGTTACCCCGCAGACC GTATCAGCCCTCCTCGGGTCGAAGTTAACAAGGAAGATGATTTCGACACATGGTATGAGCCGATCGTGGTAAAAGGTGAAATGATTGATCATTGCAGCCTTCCTGGCTATTTCATCCTCAAG CCAGTTGCGTACGGGATGTGGGAGAAGGTTCGCTCTTGGCTGGCCGACCATCTTCAGCCCTTGGAACTACAAAGTTTCTCTGTCCCCATCCTCCCTTACCTAGGTGATAGGGCCCAGGCTCCTTATGCTGTGTCAGGGTCCAGCAGTTTCCCGAATGCTGAGTCCGTTATCTATCCTTACTGCAGGAAGTGGATCAAGAGTCATCGAGACTTGCCTCTGCGAATGAACCAGTGGTGTATCAGATTCCAACATGAACAAAACCCACAGCCACTCCTCCGAAGTTGTGAATACCTCCTGCAAGAGGTCCATTCAGCACATATAACCAAGGACAGCGCTCGTCAAGAGGCCGCACAGATCCTTGAACTTTATAGTTTACTTTACCGGGATCTCCTTGCCATCCCCGTCGTCAAAGGATATAAGAATGCAGCTTATCTCCAGGACACCGACATCAGTACTGGTGTAGTTATAGCATATATACCTGCTACAAACCAGTGCATAGAGGGTGCAAAGTGCCATGAATTTGGCCAGACTTTGAGTAAAGCGTACGAAATCACAGTGAGAGACCCTTCGGCAACGGCAGAACCGGCGGCGCTCCTTCATGTCTGGCAAAACTGCTGGCGTATTTCCATTAGAGCCCTCGGTGTTATGGTGGCCACCCACAGTGACAACCATGGCCTTGTTCTGCCGCCCCGCATCGCAGAGACCCAAGTCGCCATTGTCGCAGCACAAGCTTCTTCGACAGATGAGCAGCTAATATTGGACACAGAGACTGATAGACTTGTTTCACGTCTATCATCAGCAGGAATTCGTGTCAAAGTTGATGACTTGGAAGGGTACTCTTTGGGATGGAGATTTAATGAGTGGATCGTCAGCGGCACTCCCCTATTCATAGTATTAGGCCCAAATGAAGTCACCAATCAAGTCGTGACTATAAGACGAAGGGACCTACTCCACGCAGAGGGAAAGGTTGAAGCCGCAATCCCAGAATTACATACTATCATACCCACCACATTAGCCAACATCCAAGAAGAGCTTTATCGCAATGCCCTCGCTAAATTCCAGGCAGACCAAACGCGGATTGCCGACAACTGGGACGACTTTATTAAGAGCCTCTACAGGGACAAATTGGTATGTCTCACACCGCATTGTCGACAAAGGAGCTGTGAGCTATACATTGAGGGCATGGGCAGTGATGGAACAGACCAGGCGCTTGGTAGTCATATCAGGTGCCTTTGCGTTCCTCTGGAGCAGCCAGGAGCTACTGAGGAGTGTGCTACTCCATGCATCAATCCGACTTGCAAGTACAGCGCCCTGAAATGGGCCATGTTTGGTT ATGCTTACTAG
- a CDS encoding uncharacterized protein (predicted oxidoreductase) encodes MAQKNSPIIIVGGGLAGLVAAFELSKREVHTVIIDQENEASLGGQAFWSLGGLFCVNSADQRRLGIQDSRKLALEDWFNSARFDRECDFWPRKWAEAFVNFAADHMERYIKSLGSTGAVIGVRGQVLEPSDTARGVASSRKSIDTFEVYGSAVLIASGGIGGNVDLVKKNWPVDRLGTPPSNFVIGVPAHVDGRMIEIAKDAGANVINEDRMWHYTEGLQNWDPIWPQHGIRIIPGPSSLWLDATGKRLPPMLYPGCDTLATLKHICNTGYDYTWFVLDKTIIGKEFALSGSEQNPDLTGKSRLRTLYRMLGSAVPGPVQAFMDKGVDFVVEPTLPKLVAGMNKLAKERDGPPLDVEKIEREIHLRDMQIDNKFTKDAQIMLIQNGRNYWPDRLGRVAKPHKLADPSHGPFVSVRLNLLTRKTLGGLETDLHGRVLRPDGSPFPNLYAAGEVSGFGGGGVHGYSALEGTFLGGCIFSGRTAGIRMAEEVAGKAPRSAL; translated from the exons ATGGCCCAAAAGAATTCCCcaatcatcatcgtcggcgGGGGACTAGCTGGCTTGGTCGCCGCTTTCGAACTATCCAAACGCGAAGTCCACACTGTCATTATAGACCAAGAGAATGAAGCCAGTCTAGGCGGACAAGCGTTTTGGTCTCTTGGGGGCTTGTTCTGCGTGAACTCAGCGGACCAGCGTCGGCTGGGTATCCAAGATAGTCGCAAGCTTGCTCTGGAGGACTGGTTCAATAGCGCACGGTTTGATAGAGAATGTGACTTCTGGCCTAGGAAATGGGCGGAAGCATTTGTGAATTTTGCGGCTGATCATATGGAGCGTTATATCAAATCGTTGGGG TCTACTGGTGCTGTCATCGGTGTACGAGGTCAAGTGCTTGAACCGTCTGACACAGCACGTGGTGTAGCAAGCAGCCGAAAGAGCATCGACACGTTCGAAGTGTACGGCAGCGCAGTGCTTATTGCAAGTGGAGGCATCGGCGGCAATGTAGACTTGGTTAAGAAGAACTGGCCCGTTGATCGACTCGGGACCCCACCGTCAAACTTCGTTATCGGTGTCCCTGCACATGTGGACGGACGCATGATTGAGATTGCAAAAGATGCTGGGGCCAACGTAATCAATGAAGATCGCATGTGGCACTACACTGAAGGCTTACAGAATTGGGATCCGATCTGGCCACAGCATGGGATACGAATTATCCCAGGGCCCTCCTCGCTATGGTTGGATGCCACAGGCAAACGGCTTCCTCCAATGCTCTACCCTGGATGCGATACCCTTGCCACTTTAAAGCACATATGCAACACTGGCTATGACTATACATGGTTTGTACTTGATAAAACAATCATTGGCAAGGAATTCGCACTCTCAGGCTCCGAGCAGAACCCGGATTTGACAGGCAAAAGCAGACTAAGAACGCTCTACCGAATGCTTGGCTCCGCGGTCCCTGGTCCTGTTCAAGCCTTCATGGATAAAGGGGTAGATTTCGTGGTGGAGCCAACATTACCCAAACTGGTGGCTGGGATGAACAAACTTGCCAAGGAACGAGACGGTCCTCCTCTAGACGTTGAGAAGATCGAACGCGAGATCCACCTCCGCGATATGCAAATTGACAACAAGTTTACGAAAGATGCTCAAATAATGCTTATTCAGAATGGGCGCAACTACTGGCCAGATCGTCTTGGCCGGGTGGCTAAGCCGCACAAGCTCGCGGATCCGTCTCACGGTCCATTTGTCTCTGTACGTCTGAACCTCCTTACTCGTAAGACTCTGGGAGGTCTTGAGACGGATTTGCACGGGAGGGTACTTCGCCCGGATGGATCACCTTTCCCAAACCTGTACGCTGCAGGCGAGGTCTCGGGgttcggcggtggtggagtgCATGGTTATAGTGCGCTTGAAGGAACTTTCTTAGGAGGCTGTATCTTCTCAGGGCGAACGGCAGGTATCCGAATGGCAGAAGAGGTGGCGGGAAAGGCACCACGGTCTGCTTTGTAG
- a CDS encoding uncharacterized protein (predicted protein), translated as MICRAHDATNKFYRISSPQSKNDCMSNVSSTQSTLQPECHRGAMYRLHSGPYSMYSYNKARAEVRWKLMLYSRSEKHGGPVLLANPQSPDQGLLQTPARRVELPAFQVQPQQHVPLNVEATATREAHDIEDEERNGDEIAAAALGQPRRVGEIPFYTGN; from the exons atGATTTGCAGGGCTCACGATGCCACCAACAAGTTCTACCGCATCAGCTCGCCGCAGTCGAAGAACGATTGCATGTCAAACGTGTCGTCAACGCAAAGTACGCTGCAGCCTGAATGTCACCGGGGTGCCATGTATCGGCTGCACTCAGGACCGTACTCCATGTATAGTTACAACAAGGCGAGGGCAGAAGTAAGATGGAAGCTTATGT TGTATTCTAGATCTGAGAAACACGGTGGGCCGGTTCTCCTTGCAAACCCTCAGAGTCCCGATCAGGGGCTTTTGCAGACCCCAGCACGTAGAGTGGAGCTCCCCGCGTTCCAAGTTCAGCCACAGCAACATGTTCCTCTGAACGTAGAAGCCACCGCAACTCGCGAAGCGCatgatatcgaagatgaagagcgCAATGGTGATGAAATTGCAGCGGCCGCTTTAGGGCAACCCCGAAGAGTAGGCGAAATTCCTTTCTACACAGGTAACTAG